The Onychomys torridus unplaced genomic scaffold, mOncTor1.1, whole genome shotgun sequence genome window below encodes:
- the LOC118575144 gene encoding serum amyloid A-4 protein-like isoform X2: MVGVSGDGWYSFFKEAIQGTWDLWRAYRDNLEANYQNSDRYFSARGNFEAQQRGAGGIWAAKIISTSRKYFQGLLNRYYFGMKDHGLESLESTQKAEEWGRSGKNPNRFRPQGLPEKC, encoded by the exons ATGGTTG GAGTCAGTGGTGATGGCTGGTATTCGTTCTTCAAGGAAGCCATACAAG GGACTTGGGACTTGTGGAGAGCCTATCGGGACAATCTAGAAGCCAATTACCAAAATTCAGATAGATACTTCTCTGCTCGGGGCAACTTTGAGGCCCAACAAAGAGGAGCTGGTGGCATCTGGGCTGCTAAAATAATCAG CACCAGCAGGAAATACTTTCAGGGTCTCCTAAACCGGTATTATTTTGGAATGAAGGACCATGGATTGGAAAGCCTGGAATCTACCCAGAAAGCTGAGGAATGGGGTCGAAGTGGCAAAAATCCTAATCGCTTCAGACCCCAGGGCCTGCCTGAGAAGTGCTGA
- the LOC118575144 gene encoding serum amyloid A-4 protein-like isoform X1, with the protein MLEGTMMQPKGVLGKSGLLKSSGVSGDGWYSFFKEAIQGTWDLWRAYRDNLEANYQNSDRYFSARGNFEAQQRGAGGIWAAKIISTSRKYFQGLLNRYYFGMKDHGLESLESTQKAEEWGRSGKNPNRFRPQGLPEKC; encoded by the exons ATGCTAGAGGGCACTATGATGCAGCCCAAAGGGGTCCTGGGGAAGTCTGGGCTGCTGAAGTCATCAG GAGTCAGTGGTGATGGCTGGTATTCGTTCTTCAAGGAAGCCATACAAG GGACTTGGGACTTGTGGAGAGCCTATCGGGACAATCTAGAAGCCAATTACCAAAATTCAGATAGATACTTCTCTGCTCGGGGCAACTTTGAGGCCCAACAAAGAGGAGCTGGTGGCATCTGGGCTGCTAAAATAATCAG CACCAGCAGGAAATACTTTCAGGGTCTCCTAAACCGGTATTATTTTGGAATGAAGGACCATGGATTGGAAAGCCTGGAATCTACCCAGAAAGCTGAGGAATGGGGTCGAAGTGGCAAAAATCCTAATCGCTTCAGACCCCAGGGCCTGCCTGAGAAGTGCTGA